Proteins from a single region of Candidatus Kryptoniota bacterium:
- a CDS encoding pectinesterase family protein, translated as MCRRISLSLLLLSAITTKAISADNHFLAVGKDGTFKTISQAISSLPMFNYERVVIYIENGIYSEKIKIDRDNVTLLGQSRDSTIISYYQLHTDWIKNPDSIGPAVVNIHADDVVLDNLTIDNIQPEIGPHAFAVYGDGTRTVMTDCNVLSNGGDTVSLWNYKTGMYYCSNCTFQGAVDCVCPRGWCFIRDSKFFEMKEGSATIWHAGGYDRSQKFVVVNSSFDGVKGFELGRHHYEAQFFILNCTFSDSMADKPINRVTYEDSSENRSFNWGERDYYYNCHRGNLSSGDSGDYKWFSENLASADGSPMPGDITPFWTFGGKWDPESTVGPGLVDHELHTRYVLFHFPEPMTVIGKPVLISANATELTYSSGSGSNTLRFDSVNDLMERDLEGLQVMTAEGASASRVEGNTAGIHERDANFDIRRE; from the coding sequence ATGTGTAGAAGAATTTCTTTGTCACTACTCCTGCTTTCCGCGATCACGACAAAAGCGATTTCCGCCGACAATCATTTTCTTGCGGTTGGGAAAGACGGAACATTTAAGACGATCTCGCAGGCCATTTCCTCCCTCCCCATGTTCAACTACGAGCGCGTTGTCATTTATATCGAGAACGGCATTTACAGCGAGAAGATCAAAATCGACCGCGACAACGTGACACTACTCGGCCAAAGCAGAGACAGTACAATCATCAGCTATTACCAATTACATACGGACTGGATAAAGAATCCCGATTCGATTGGTCCGGCCGTCGTGAATATTCACGCGGATGACGTGGTGCTTGACAACCTTACGATCGATAACATTCAACCTGAAATTGGTCCGCATGCATTCGCTGTGTACGGAGACGGCACGCGCACGGTCATGACCGACTGCAACGTCCTCAGCAATGGAGGCGATACCGTCTCGCTGTGGAATTACAAGACGGGAATGTATTACTGTTCCAACTGCACTTTCCAGGGAGCGGTGGATTGCGTCTGCCCGAGAGGCTGGTGCTTCATAAGAGATTCGAAATTCTTTGAGATGAAAGAAGGTTCGGCAACTATCTGGCATGCAGGCGGCTACGACAGGAGTCAGAAATTTGTAGTGGTGAATTCATCGTTTGACGGTGTGAAAGGATTCGAACTCGGGAGGCACCACTACGAAGCGCAGTTTTTTATTTTGAATTGCACTTTCTCCGACAGCATGGCAGACAAGCCGATCAATAGAGTAACGTACGAGGACTCTTCAGAGAACAGGTCGTTCAACTGGGGCGAGCGGGATTATTACTACAACTGCCATCGAGGCAATCTTTCGAGCGGCGACAGCGGCGATTATAAGTGGTTCTCCGAGAACCTGGCCTCCGCCGACGGATCTCCGATGCCCGGAGACATCACGCCGTTCTGGACCTTCGGGGGAAAGTGGGATCCCGAATCCACGGTCGGCCCGGGATTGGTTGACCATGAACTCCACACAAGATACGTGCTGTTCCATTTCCCGGAACCGATGACGGTCATCGGGAAGCCCGTCCTGATTTCAGCGAACGCGACCGAGTTGACTTACAGTTCAGGAAGCGGCTCTAACACGCTCCGCTTCGACTCAGTCAACGATTTGATGGAAAGGGACCTGGAAGGACTTCAGGTGATGACAGCCGAAGGTGCATCCGCATCCAGGGTTGAGGGAAATACTGCAGGCATTCACGAGCGTGATGCGAACTTCGACATCAGGAGAGAATAG
- a CDS encoding T9SS type A sorting domain-containing protein: protein MKRRLMILCAVAASLMVLGAQSSAQYYRSITSGNWSASGTWQTSTDSSTWGAASNGPTGTESIAIQAGHTVTIDVAADSVYSGGRLYVFGTVATLGTTKLLISTTHTPYGTMNVENGGTYNHVMPAASTGAKSGLIPSATWLTGSTILITGTATGSSFDGGAAQNFYNYTFNATSQSVSLGMGFGSLVNGQPMVIGGNLSFLNTGTGRCQYFTSTGGSFKVMGKFIISGSSNVTMTGSSSSQNDTAMIYGNVNVNTTGNFSISRGSVGNVGNLYYWFFGDTVSITAAAMQNSDTGYVAYTSWVFKKAGTQYLKFNPTAVSSNRAFNVQVDTGSTVELLAPTHIVSKLFLNGGKIVSSSANPLIMGWYTGSVLYSGALGASPDTAIVQAGSPTSFVEGPMSYLYNSAAGKSFTYPIGKGSAYRPVTLSLSQTAATLSTYTAEMFLGNANTLNSVGSSGLDHVSYVDYYNIAESGGGSAFTAGAVTLSYGTQGVNDGVWDPTATSVAQGPVSGGSWVDLGPGVVSVGSGSPQTNTVTSTTAFTDLTTDVIFTLGSLTNTSDNPLPVEMTSFTASTDQDGVTLHWSMASELNNTGWDVERAAIDASGNAGAYAKIGYIKGETNSVSTTNYSFLDKKALYGSYEYRLRQIDVNGDSKLSNTIKVSQLVLPKTIELGSFPNPFNPTATLRFALPKGGRVTLEIYNAIGQLVTTLVDRNMEAGIFETTFDASSLPSGLYMARLKVDNSAMFTKMLLVK from the coding sequence ATGAAAAGAAGGTTAATGATTCTTTGCGCGGTGGCAGCAAGCCTGATGGTGTTGGGTGCGCAGTCTTCGGCACAGTATTACAGATCAATAACAAGTGGAAACTGGTCGGCGAGTGGGACCTGGCAGACATCCACTGATTCTTCAACTTGGGGAGCGGCGTCGAATGGTCCGACCGGGACTGAAAGCATCGCAATCCAGGCGGGACACACCGTGACTATCGACGTTGCCGCTGATTCGGTCTACTCAGGCGGCAGGTTGTATGTATTCGGGACCGTTGCCACGCTCGGAACTACGAAGCTCTTGATTTCGACTACCCATACGCCATACGGGACTATGAATGTGGAAAATGGCGGGACTTACAACCATGTGATGCCCGCCGCTTCAACCGGCGCCAAGAGCGGATTAATTCCAAGTGCTACATGGCTGACTGGATCAACGATCCTCATAACGGGCACAGCTACCGGAAGCTCCTTCGATGGCGGAGCGGCTCAGAATTTCTACAACTATACGTTCAATGCCACCAGCCAGAGCGTTAGCTTGGGAATGGGATTTGGCAGTCTCGTGAACGGACAGCCAATGGTAATTGGCGGCAACCTATCTTTTCTGAATACGGGAACCGGCCGCTGCCAGTACTTCACAAGTACCGGCGGTTCATTTAAGGTCATGGGCAAGTTCATTATCTCAGGATCTTCTAACGTTACCATGACTGGCTCCTCAAGTAGCCAGAATGATACAGCTATGATCTACGGCAACGTTAACGTAAATACGACCGGGAACTTCTCTATTTCAAGGGGAAGCGTTGGCAACGTTGGAAATCTATATTACTGGTTCTTTGGTGACACCGTATCAATAACGGCTGCGGCGATGCAGAACTCTGACACAGGTTACGTTGCATATACTTCATGGGTGTTCAAGAAGGCAGGCACGCAATACCTCAAGTTCAATCCCACGGCTGTGAGCAGCAACAGAGCATTCAACGTTCAGGTTGATACGGGGTCGACAGTTGAACTTCTCGCGCCAACCCACATCGTAAGCAAGCTTTTTCTGAATGGTGGCAAAATTGTCTCATCAAGTGCAAATCCGCTCATAATGGGTTGGTACACTGGCTCGGTTTTATACTCTGGAGCATTAGGCGCATCGCCCGACACAGCAATCGTGCAGGCGGGGAGTCCCACGAGCTTTGTTGAGGGACCGATGAGCTACTTGTATAATAGCGCTGCCGGAAAGAGTTTTACTTACCCCATTGGCAAAGGTAGTGCCTATCGTCCTGTGACCCTCAGCTTGAGTCAGACCGCCGCAACTCTGTCTACCTACACCGCCGAGATGTTCCTTGGCAATGCGAACACACTGAATTCTGTTGGATCAAGCGGCTTGGATCATGTCTCATACGTAGACTACTACAATATTGCTGAGTCAGGCGGTGGCTCGGCATTTACTGCTGGCGCCGTCACTTTGAGCTACGGTACGCAGGGCGTCAATGATGGCGTATGGGATCCAACGGCAACAAGTGTAGCTCAGGGGCCGGTCAGTGGAGGTTCGTGGGTTGATCTTGGACCTGGTGTAGTATCGGTAGGTTCAGGATCACCACAGACAAACACCGTAACATCCACCACAGCATTTACCGATCTCACGACGGATGTCATTTTCACTTTAGGTAGCCTCACAAACACAAGCGACAATCCTCTCCCCGTCGAGATGACTTCATTCACCGCATCTACGGATCAGGATGGAGTAACTCTTCACTGGTCGATGGCCTCCGAGCTCAATAACACCGGCTGGGATGTCGAAAGAGCGGCAATCGACGCGAGCGGCAATGCCGGCGCTTATGCGAAGATCGGTTACATCAAGGGCGAGACAAACAGTGTCTCCACTACGAACTATTCATTCCTCGATAAGAAAGCGCTCTACGGTTCGTATGAATACAGGCTGAGACAAATCGATGTGAACGGAGATTCGAAACTGTCGAACACAATAAAGGTTTCCCAGCTCGTGCTTCCGAAGACCATCGAGCTCGGAAGTTTCCCGAACCCGTTCAATCCGACAGCTACTCTCCGGTTCGCTCTCCCCAAGGGAGGTAGAGTCACACTAGAGATCTACAACGCGATCGGTCAGCTCGTCACAACTCTCGTTGACAGGAATATGGAAGCGGGGATTTTCGAAACAACATTCGACGCATCATCGCTTCCGAGCGGCCTCTATATGGCAAGGTTGAAGGTTGACAACTCAGCCATGTTCACTAAAATGCTGCTGGTTAAATAA
- a CDS encoding alpha/beta hydrolase: MKRIFFFLLAYCSCVAAQTGDSSTLRVDTSFTVYSAAAKVQKKFPSAKLVLPDLPRGVVADENVVFDSSGSRALTLDVYYPESRSDSLYPGVILIHGGGWSSGDKSMEVPMAQQLAAHGYVAATVEYRLAPEAGFPAAVYDLKSAVRWMRANSVKYHLDTTKIAAYGCSSGGELAAFLGATGNVGKFEGSGSFLDRSSRVQAVVDVDGLLDFMNPNSTKYDTNSASPSAADNWFGGSFRTIPEKWKEASPIEYVDGGTPPMIFINSSLPHYHAGQDETILRLRNWGVYFEVHTIPDTPHPFWLFHPWFDQTLQYTVTFLDKLFK; the protein is encoded by the coding sequence ATGAAAAGAATATTCTTTTTCCTTCTTGCTTATTGCTCGTGTGTCGCGGCGCAGACCGGCGACAGTTCAACTCTACGCGTGGATACATCGTTCACGGTCTACAGCGCTGCCGCAAAAGTGCAGAAGAAATTCCCGTCAGCGAAACTGGTACTCCCGGATCTTCCCCGGGGTGTCGTCGCTGACGAAAATGTTGTCTTCGATTCTTCCGGTTCGCGTGCGCTTACGCTTGACGTTTATTATCCTGAGTCCCGGTCAGATTCGTTGTACCCGGGTGTGATCCTGATTCACGGCGGTGGATGGAGCTCGGGAGACAAATCGATGGAAGTCCCAATGGCACAACAGCTGGCCGCGCATGGATATGTCGCGGCGACGGTTGAGTACCGCCTTGCTCCGGAGGCTGGATTTCCTGCCGCTGTCTACGACTTGAAGTCCGCGGTCAGGTGGATGCGCGCGAATTCAGTGAAGTACCATCTCGATACGACCAAAATTGCAGCATACGGGTGCTCCTCAGGAGGAGAGCTGGCAGCCTTCCTGGGTGCCACGGGGAATGTCGGAAAGTTTGAGGGGAGCGGATCATTCCTCGACCGATCCAGCAGAGTCCAGGCGGTGGTCGATGTGGATGGCCTCCTTGATTTTATGAACCCAAATTCAACAAAGTACGATACCAACTCTGCCAGCCCTTCCGCTGCCGACAACTGGTTTGGTGGATCGTTCAGGACCATTCCTGAAAAATGGAAGGAAGCGTCACCGATAGAATATGTCGATGGCGGCACGCCTCCGATGATTTTCATAAACAGCTCTCTTCCACACTATCATGCGGGTCAAGACGAAACGATATTACGGCTGAGAAATTGGGGTGTCTATTTTGAAGTGCACACGATCCCGGATACGCCGCACCCATTCTGGCTGTTTCATCCCTGGTTCGATCAAACACTTCAATACACGGTCACGTTTCTCGACAAACTCTTTAAGTGA
- a CDS encoding T9SS type A sorting domain-containing protein: protein MFGMKNRYSTLIAGTARSFYEYLLFSFAIAALAVVICARPASAQITSNGTGGGLWTSTSTWAGGVVPDSTYDVVIAVGDSVYTISSTRVTANNIEIQSGAKLNVLGGSSGGTFGVAGAFTIDAGAWFYNSNSSLTGWPNGATAYNIDAASTYVLTAAGSSTVGSSQADSTFGNYIDNKTNGGTSCGANLTIKGDLTIMTGSTSNTFRGISATTAASAGPTLTHHVMGNVKLITGVWSAVDGDLGTGVPMSCTWTIDGNVTIGDPSTASGQARYGPFTSSNANTKYGTFDIGGYLKVINGARLQCGSSSSDNAVNEVGEINLKGDLILDTTAAVAGNTFGKFALNFVGTGTQNITLRVPLGFSQGSTGAYPTFCDTVASGATAVFTGGRPWGRVGGSTPPSLPANGWGAFVVKGTLKFSPTDTLMGNQDFVVAPGGTLGISAAVGVDTSNAGNIQVKGAESFSTAAGYLFNGTTAQVTGNGCPTTMSNLTISDTAGVTLTASDTVSGTLTMNGGGKLNLGTNTILVSGKKTGAVVGDSVSYVIGTLTRADSATGAYLFPIGDGSGYHGVTLNYTAAPTASSNLSASFTAADPTSAGLPAGIGSYWNGGYWTLAASGTPTGTYDLTVYAKGVPNIDTGSVTLIGKPSLAVPWVALNPTATHGSTVSGNLITESGVTTYGIVGVGYGKLTAVKDKNNLVPTTVSLGNYPNPFNPTTDIEFSVPKTARVTLVIYNYVGQKVATLVDQVMNPGVYNRIFDGSTLSSGVYFTRLGVGDKTLVGKMLMIK from the coding sequence ATGTTCGGAATGAAAAATCGATACTCCACATTGATAGCGGGAACCGCGAGGAGTTTCTATGAATACCTTCTGTTCTCATTCGCTATCGCCGCGCTGGCAGTTGTAATCTGCGCGCGCCCCGCATCGGCACAAATAACAAGCAACGGTACAGGCGGAGGATTGTGGACTTCCACTTCAACATGGGCGGGCGGCGTCGTGCCTGATTCGACCTATGACGTGGTGATCGCGGTAGGTGATTCTGTTTATACAATTTCTTCAACGCGAGTAACCGCGAATAATATCGAGATCCAATCCGGAGCAAAACTGAACGTACTTGGTGGATCGTCTGGCGGAACATTTGGTGTGGCAGGCGCTTTCACGATCGATGCAGGAGCCTGGTTCTACAATAGCAACAGCTCGCTGACCGGCTGGCCGAACGGTGCGACGGCTTACAATATCGATGCGGCAAGCACTTATGTCCTTACAGCCGCCGGAAGCAGTACCGTCGGTTCGAGTCAGGCCGATTCCACTTTCGGCAATTACATCGACAACAAAACGAACGGCGGCACTAGCTGCGGTGCGAACCTGACAATCAAAGGTGACCTGACTATAATGACTGGTTCCACTTCAAACACTTTCAGGGGTATCAGCGCGACCACTGCCGCGAGTGCCGGTCCAACACTCACTCATCATGTAATGGGAAATGTAAAGTTGATCACCGGTGTTTGGTCGGCTGTTGACGGCGATCTGGGTACCGGCGTTCCAATGTCTTGTACATGGACCATCGATGGAAACGTCACCATCGGAGATCCATCAACTGCATCGGGACAGGCAAGGTACGGCCCGTTCACGAGCTCGAACGCCAACACCAAATATGGTACATTCGATATCGGCGGATACCTGAAAGTGATTAACGGCGCGAGACTCCAGTGCGGCAGCAGCTCGAGCGATAACGCGGTAAACGAAGTTGGCGAGATCAACCTGAAGGGTGACCTGATTCTTGACACTACGGCTGCAGTCGCGGGTAATACGTTCGGCAAGTTTGCATTGAACTTCGTCGGCACCGGCACCCAGAACATCACCCTCAGAGTGCCGCTGGGTTTTTCGCAAGGATCGACCGGCGCGTATCCCACTTTCTGTGATACGGTTGCGTCAGGTGCCACCGCCGTCTTCACAGGCGGGCGGCCATGGGGAAGAGTCGGCGGATCGACACCACCCAGCTTGCCGGCGAATGGCTGGGGAGCGTTCGTGGTGAAAGGAACTTTGAAATTCAGCCCGACCGACACGCTGATGGGAAATCAGGACTTTGTGGTGGCCCCCGGCGGCACTCTGGGAATTTCTGCGGCGGTTGGAGTTGACACTTCGAATGCAGGTAACATCCAGGTGAAAGGTGCAGAGTCGTTCTCGACCGCTGCCGGCTACCTTTTCAACGGCACGACCGCTCAGGTAACAGGAAACGGTTGTCCGACCACGATGAGTAATCTTACAATCAGCGATACAGCAGGCGTGACATTGACAGCGAGCGATACTGTCTCAGGAACGTTGACGATGAATGGCGGCGGAAAACTAAATCTGGGTACTAACACAATTCTTGTGAGCGGAAAGAAAACAGGCGCAGTTGTCGGCGACAGCGTTTCTTATGTCATCGGCACACTCACCCGCGCCGACAGCGCGACGGGTGCTTACCTGTTCCCGATAGGCGATGGATCCGGCTACCACGGTGTAACACTGAACTACACAGCCGCTCCAACAGCTTCGTCAAATCTCTCTGCTTCATTTACCGCCGCAGATCCTACTTCAGCTGGATTGCCGGCCGGAATCGGAAGTTACTGGAACGGCGGATATTGGACTCTTGCCGCAAGCGGTACGCCTACCGGGACTTATGATCTTACTGTTTACGCGAAAGGCGTTCCTAATATCGATACCGGCTCAGTTACACTCATCGGAAAACCATCTCTGGCCGTTCCATGGGTCGCACTGAACCCAACTGCGACTCACGGGTCCACCGTGTCGGGAAATCTGATCACTGAATCAGGAGTCACAACATACGGGATCGTCGGTGTCGGCTATGGAAAGCTGACTGCCGTGAAGGACAAAAATAATTTGGTGCCGACGACAGTTTCTCTCGGGAATTACCCGAATCCTTTCAACCCGACCACAGATATCGAGTTCTCGGTTCCTAAGACAGCCCGCGTTACGCTTGTGATTTACAATTACGTCGGACAGAAAGTTGCCACTCTCGTGGATCAGGTAATGAATCCCGGAGTCTACAACAGGATATTTGACGGCTCGACGCTATCAAGCGGTGTCTACTTCACACGTCTTGGGGTCGGTGATAAGACGCTCGTCGGAAAAATGTTGATGATCAAGTAA
- a CDS encoding glycoside hydrolase family 28 protein, translated as MNFNNRRKIVLFLTAAAIAMMGEAATFPDSRDLLRQELRKVTSGLAFQMPEVMLPEFADRNFNVLDYGGIGDGLTMNTGAIQKAIDACSAAGGGRVEIPQGLWLTGPLRLKSNVDFHLDAGALIEFSRNHSDYQIVNIPRRGWIVESPIMGVDLENIALTGPGLIDGSGITWRPVKHEKASPTLWKELTKSGGVVSEDGSMWWPSEAAEKGAEYVKNLKSAKNKKDLTAADFLPARDFMRPMLVLLVNCKKVLIDGPTFENSPSYALYPNWCENVVIRNARINNEYWAQNGDGIDISSSKNVVIFKSTVTAGDDGICMKSSPDKNASGPTLKNVVISECVVYHAHGGFVIGSNVDGGIENISVRNCDFVGTDIGLRFKSARGKGGAVRNIFVDSVYMKNIVNEAVLFDTYYEEKGDEESAPQAVTDKTPEFKDFHLNNIHCDGAKQAVRAFGLPEMPVDSITITNSTFSTEKGFESSNVSGFNLENVRIIPQKGPVYSLTESKGVVIENGYCPPATDVFLIVAGKNSAGIRLIGTPTDGAKTPVKYGSDAAADAVTIK; from the coding sequence ATGAATTTTAACAATCGCCGAAAGATCGTGCTCTTCCTCACCGCCGCTGCGATCGCAATGATGGGCGAAGCCGCAACTTTCCCTGATTCCCGGGACCTCTTGAGGCAGGAACTTCGAAAAGTGACTTCGGGTCTCGCGTTCCAAATGCCTGAGGTAATGCTTCCGGAATTCGCGGACAGGAATTTCAACGTACTCGATTATGGGGGCATCGGTGACGGACTTACAATGAACACCGGAGCTATTCAGAAAGCGATCGACGCTTGTTCCGCGGCAGGTGGGGGAAGAGTGGAAATCCCCCAGGGTCTGTGGCTCACCGGACCACTCCGCCTTAAGAGTAACGTCGACTTCCATCTCGATGCGGGAGCGTTGATCGAGTTCAGCCGGAACCATTCTGACTATCAGATTGTCAATATCCCGCGCCGCGGTTGGATTGTAGAATCCCCGATTATGGGAGTCGATCTTGAAAACATCGCACTCACCGGTCCCGGTCTCATCGACGGCAGCGGAATCACGTGGCGCCCTGTAAAGCACGAGAAAGCTTCACCGACGCTGTGGAAGGAGTTGACGAAGTCTGGCGGCGTCGTAAGTGAGGACGGCTCGATGTGGTGGCCGTCTGAGGCCGCTGAAAAAGGGGCAGAGTATGTGAAGAACCTGAAATCGGCGAAGAATAAAAAAGATCTGACGGCTGCGGACTTTCTCCCGGCGAGAGACTTCATGAGACCCATGCTTGTCCTCCTTGTCAACTGCAAGAAGGTGTTGATCGACGGTCCGACATTTGAAAATTCTCCGTCATATGCTCTTTATCCGAATTGGTGTGAAAATGTTGTAATTAGAAATGCGAGAATCAATAACGAGTATTGGGCACAGAACGGCGACGGCATAGACATCAGCTCGTCGAAGAATGTTGTCATCTTTAAATCTACGGTCACTGCCGGAGACGATGGTATCTGCATGAAATCGAGTCCGGACAAAAATGCATCCGGTCCTACGCTGAAGAATGTGGTGATCTCGGAGTGCGTCGTATATCACGCTCACGGCGGCTTCGTAATCGGAAGTAACGTCGACGGCGGGATCGAGAACATTTCGGTAAGAAACTGTGACTTTGTGGGGACCGATATCGGGCTGAGGTTCAAGAGCGCGAGAGGCAAAGGTGGAGCTGTCCGGAATATATTTGTCGATAGCGTGTACATGAAGAACATCGTCAACGAAGCAGTGCTCTTTGATACGTACTACGAGGAAAAGGGAGATGAAGAAAGCGCTCCTCAGGCGGTAACCGACAAGACTCCGGAATTCAAAGATTTTCATCTGAACAATATTCACTGCGACGGTGCGAAGCAGGCTGTACGGGCGTTCGGTCTGCCCGAGATGCCGGTTGACAGTATTACGATTACCAATTCGACTTTCTCCACGGAAAAAGGTTTTGAATCCAGCAACGTATCCGGCTTCAATTTGGAAAATGTCAGGATCATACCACAGAAAGGACCGGTTTATTCGCTGACCGAAAGCAAGGGCGTCGTAATCGAGAACGGCTATTGTCCGCCGGCCACAGACGTCTTCCTGATAGTTGCCGGAAAGAATTCCGCAGGCATAAGACTGATCGGGACTCCAACCGATGGTGCGAAGACGCCTGTAAAGTATGGATCCGATGCAGCCGCGGATGCTGTAACGATAAAATAA
- a CDS encoding glycoside hydrolase family 28 protein, producing the protein MSFPERNLKERGREIFRLALSSLILSVAFAGGFTPRALQAGPQLRDSGWWRASEIVHKIIRPSFPDRNFDVTEFGAVGDGKSLCTEAFSKAIKACADAGGGHVVVPKGVFLTGAIHLVSNIDLHLSKDAVIRFSTNPSDYLPLVYTRWEGVELMNYSPLIYAFGRKNVALTGGGTLDGQGDNEHWWPWKGSKEFGWKPGTPSQLDSTCRPLLMKMGDENVPVKERVFGDGHYLRPTFVEFYDCENVLISGVSLKNAPFWFLHPTLCNNVTIEGVSVSSDGPNTDGCDPESCSDVLIKNCVFNDGDDCIAIKSGRNNDGRRVDVPSTDLVITGCRMENGHGGVSIGSEVSGGCWNVYVDSCTMDSPNLNQVLRMKSNAKRGGMVKDIYVKDIHVGRVSESIVRLDMQYDPGEAEGYSYFPVMKNIFLDNVESEKSKYGLYVAGLDSSKVENIDLVNCKFNGVSKGNYIVNAAGVTFDNSYLNGRLLNK; encoded by the coding sequence ATGTCTTTTCCTGAAAGAAATTTGAAAGAACGCGGTCGCGAAATTTTTCGATTAGCGTTATCAAGTCTGATTCTCTCTGTTGCATTCGCCGGCGGATTCACTCCGCGAGCGCTTCAGGCAGGCCCGCAATTAAGGGACTCCGGCTGGTGGCGTGCCTCGGAAATTGTCCACAAAATTATTCGGCCGTCGTTTCCTGACCGCAATTTCGACGTCACCGAATTTGGCGCCGTTGGTGATGGGAAGTCTCTTTGCACCGAGGCATTCTCAAAAGCCATAAAGGCATGCGCTGACGCCGGCGGCGGACACGTGGTAGTTCCTAAAGGGGTTTTCCTAACCGGCGCAATTCATCTGGTCAGCAATATCGATTTACATTTATCAAAAGATGCCGTGATCCGCTTCAGCACGAATCCGTCGGATTATCTCCCGTTGGTGTACACGAGATGGGAAGGCGTTGAGTTGATGAACTATTCGCCGCTTATCTACGCGTTTGGCCGGAAGAATGTGGCGCTAACTGGCGGCGGAACGCTGGACGGGCAGGGAGACAATGAACACTGGTGGCCATGGAAAGGAAGCAAAGAGTTCGGATGGAAACCCGGCACGCCGAGCCAGCTGGACAGCACTTGCCGACCGCTTCTCATGAAAATGGGCGATGAAAATGTTCCCGTCAAAGAGAGAGTCTTCGGAGATGGCCATTACCTCCGGCCTACATTTGTGGAGTTCTACGATTGTGAGAATGTGCTCATCAGCGGAGTGTCTCTGAAGAACGCCCCGTTCTGGTTTCTCCATCCGACTTTGTGCAACAACGTGACTATAGAAGGTGTCAGCGTGAGCAGTGATGGTCCGAATACTGACGGTTGTGACCCTGAATCGTGTTCCGATGTCCTCATTAAAAATTGTGTCTTCAATGACGGAGACGATTGCATTGCAATAAAGTCCGGCAGGAATAACGATGGACGGCGGGTCGATGTGCCCAGCACGGACCTGGTAATCACCGGTTGCAGAATGGAGAACGGCCACGGCGGAGTTTCAATCGGGAGCGAGGTAAGCGGCGGGTGCTGGAACGTCTATGTAGATAGCTGCACAATGGACAGCCCGAACCTCAACCAGGTGCTGAGAATGAAGTCGAATGCGAAACGAGGCGGAATGGTTAAGGACATTTACGTCAAAGACATACACGTCGGTCGGGTAAGCGAATCAATTGTCAGACTCGATATGCAATACGATCCGGGAGAGGCCGAAGGGTATAGCTACTTTCCAGTGATGAAAAATATTTTTCTTGATAATGTTGAAAGTGAAAAGAGCAAGTACGGCCTCTACGTTGCAGGGCTCGACAGCTCAAAAGTGGAAAACATAGACCTGGTCAATTGTAAATTCAACGGAGTCTCCAAGGGGAATTATATAGTGAATGCAGCGGGTGTGACATTTGACAACTCGTACCTGAATGGTCGACTCTTAAATAAATGA